A stretch of Leptospira hartskeerlii DNA encodes these proteins:
- the serS gene encoding serine--tRNA ligase, which translates to MIDLKYITDNTEELKSNLELRGFKDLAVLDQLADIIQKRKGLQKEADVFREERNKASKEIGKVKQAGGDIAAASSAVKEIGDKIKKIEDDLESLESKLLEINLGLPNILDKDVPVGKNEHDNKVLYEVGEVRDYKFTPKPHFELGEALGWFNFEKGTKLAGARAYTYFGLGAKLERALANFMLETHTTEHGYTEVWVPVMVNDECMTTTGQYPKFKDEYYRLERDELNLIPTAEVPLTNLYRDEIIPESSLPVSITAHTSCFRREAGSYGKDTRGLVRVHQFQKVELVKFARPEDSEEEHKKMLSHAENILKKLGIRYRVMLLCSGDISAASSKTYDLEVWMPGLNRWMEISSVSNFKDFQARRGKIRYKSKEGKNQLVHTLNGSGLAIGRTLAAVIETYQKEDGTIEFPEALKKYL; encoded by the coding sequence ATGATTGATCTGAAATATATCACTGATAACACTGAAGAATTAAAATCTAATCTGGAACTGAGAGGTTTTAAAGATCTCGCAGTTTTGGATCAACTTGCTGACATCATCCAAAAAAGAAAGGGCCTTCAAAAAGAAGCGGATGTATTCCGTGAAGAAAGAAATAAAGCAAGTAAAGAGATCGGAAAAGTAAAACAAGCAGGTGGAGATATTGCAGCTGCTTCTTCCGCAGTGAAAGAGATCGGAGATAAGATCAAAAAGATTGAAGATGATCTTGAATCCCTTGAATCTAAACTTTTGGAAATCAATTTAGGTCTTCCTAATATTCTAGACAAGGATGTTCCTGTAGGCAAGAACGAGCACGATAATAAAGTTTTGTATGAAGTAGGAGAAGTCAGAGACTATAAATTTACTCCTAAGCCTCATTTCGAATTGGGAGAAGCATTAGGCTGGTTCAATTTTGAAAAGGGTACTAAGCTCGCAGGCGCGAGGGCTTACACATATTTTGGTCTAGGTGCTAAATTAGAAAGAGCACTCGCAAATTTCATGCTTGAAACTCATACAACTGAGCATGGATATACAGAAGTTTGGGTACCTGTCATGGTAAACGATGAATGTATGACCACTACAGGACAGTATCCTAAATTTAAAGACGAATACTATAGATTGGAAAGAGACGAACTCAATCTAATCCCAACTGCAGAAGTTCCTTTAACAAATCTATACAGAGATGAGATTATTCCTGAAAGCTCTCTTCCTGTATCTATCACAGCTCATACTTCTTGTTTCAGAAGAGAAGCGGGTTCTTATGGAAAAGATACGAGGGGTCTTGTTCGAGTTCACCAATTTCAAAAAGTAGAACTTGTGAAGTTCGCTCGTCCGGAAGATTCCGAAGAAGAACATAAAAAGATGCTTTCTCATGCTGAGAATATCCTGAAAAAATTAGGGATCCGATACAGAGTGATGTTATTATGCAGCGGTGATATTTCGGCTGCTTCTTCTAAAACATACGATCTAGAAGTTTGGATGCCTGGTTTGAATCGTTGGATGGAAATTTCTTCCGTTTCTAATTTCAAGGATTTTCAGGCAAGACGTGGTAAGATCCGCTACAAATCCAAAGAAGGCAAAAACCAATTAGTCCATACTTTGAACGGTTCCGGTTTGGCGATCGGTAGGACCTTGGCTGCAGTTATAGAAACTTATCAAAAAGAAGATGGAACGATAGAGTTCCCTGAAGCTTTGAAAAAATATCTCTGA